DNA sequence from the Excalfactoria chinensis isolate bCotChi1 chromosome 2, bCotChi1.hap2, whole genome shotgun sequence genome:
TTAACCAGTctaaaaaagtgagaaaaaactCTATCTAAAGTCGCAGCTACAAAATTACTACAGGCTTGCCAATCTATTGCTGTAAGGAAAATGGCACATCGCTCCGACGAGTGGACAAAAATGAACCTATAAACATACACATTATTTGAAGGGACAGGGTTACCGTAAATAAACAATCTTATAGAGAATATAATGTAGCATTATACTTACAGAGAGTCTTAGAACGCCAAAGTTTGCAAAGTCATAAATAAGTATCTGGTAGAAAAGTTCCTGGCTAGAATGAAATACATACATTTGTTGTATGAACACAATCTATGCATCTCCAAGGTATCCTAAGTAAGAGGGGGAAAAGCATGGGTCACCATGGAAACAACAGCTTCATTACCTGAGTTTTGTTGTATTGAGAAGATAGAGTTTTGTCCGATGCTGCACCAGAGCCCACTGAGGGCTGACACAGCCAACAAACGAGTGATCACGCAGCATCTCCTGAAGACCTGAAAttgaagggaggaaaaggaagaaaacaataagaGAAAGAGTTTAATATCCTACCTGCTAACTCTGCCCTAATTTATTCAGCTGAGTCATCTGTGACTTTTAAAGTCTGGTTACTGTTCAGACATTGCTACGCTACAGCTTCTAATATAGGCCTGTACTGCTACCAATTATCAATTCATTTTGAAATCTTAACTACTTATTTGCGAATTCATACACTCAGCATTAAAGCACAAATGAGAAAGGTTAGGAGTTAATCTGCAAATGCAAGTTTTAAGAAGTGTCTCCTTTTGACTTCGGTAACTTGACTTTCTCAGGTTGCTTCAGCCACAGGAGGTTGGTAAGGGAACACaggctgggggaaaaaagaataacaataaaacaacaacacagcagATCACACAGAATGgcaggggttgaaagggacctcgAGAGATATCGAACCCaacccactgctaaagcaggatCCCTACAATAGGTGATACAAGTAAGCATCCAAATGAATCTGTAATATCTCCACGGGAGACTTGacaacctctctgtgcagcctgttccagtgttcttcCACGTATTTGCATAGAGCTTCCTATGTTAATAGGAACATGTTCCTATGTTCCTGTGCTACCAGAAACATCACAGTAgcttcaacaacaacaaaacaatgcaaacaaGATTGCCGACATTTAGACTAGCTGAATAATACAGCATTGTGTGACTCAGTGTCATTATGTGACTCTTAAAGCAACTGAAGGAGTGTAGAGGGAACAACCCTAAGAAGAACTGCAAACACTTCCATCTTTTTCCAAACTCTTTCTCCATTCTCTTGTAAATTCCACTTATATACATGGGACAGATAAATATATAATACAGTTCTCAATCTTATCCCGTTATTATGTTCTCCTTATGAACTTGTGTGTCCctggtggcgcacggtgttagaaccgccgtttgcaacaccagagtgcccgggttcgaatcccccttgtggcgcaagtggtagaactgccgctctgctacattagagggctcgaatcccaggagttggactcgatgatctctaaggtcccttccaactcgcacgatactatgatactatgatactatgatactatgatctcTTTTGGAATCATGCAACTAAGCCAATTTTCTTATAATGATAATATTTTAACTTACATTTGCTTGAAAATTGCTAATTAACTCAAGTTTTTCAAGCTGTGATTTTACAGCATTAGTTACGATGCAGGTTGAGATTCACCAACTATTTAAAACACATAAAGAATCTGGGACaccttttttaactttttttcccccttggtAGACCGAACAATCATCTTTATTTGGTAAAACAAACCTGAGAAGCAAAACAGTTGCTTACTTTCATGTGCCTGGTTGCTGATCTCCTCCTGAAGAGTCAACACGCTGGTTAAATTGATAATTCTTCTTTTAGGGGTGCAGGCAGCAGTCATTTCCTTTCCAGTGTCTTCTTCCATTTGTACATCTGTGTCTTCCCGTGGTCTCTTTCTGcaatacagaaacaaagaggaaagatGTTCTACTTTTCTATCACTTGAGCAAAGCACATTCAAACAGATGGGATGCTGAATTCATGTGCTCTACgttaataaaacaaagcaggaagtTTCCTTACAGTTTCccagaaagaaatacagttttccttttcttcctagGCATAATTCATTAGAAAAAGGATAATGCAAAGAATTTAAGAACAAAGCTTTTTACATACAGCGTGTCTGTTGTTTAAGCAACGAGCCAATTAGGCTCTAAAAGACACATCACAAGATACTGTTACTTCTAATTACTTCTTCCACTCTTATTTCTCTGTGATAGTAGGGAAAAAACTAACCAGGTTCTCTCAGAAGACTCTGGCCTCTCAGAACAGCCCCCCATGGGAGCTGTAAAGCATTACAGGGCTTTTATCTTTATCAGGTTAACAGCTGCAAAATGCTGTGATGTAGTTGCTGTCTTTCCATCACACCGCAGAAGGGTGAACCTGCGAAGTGAGGCAGACTGATACGATCTCTCTGATGCAAAGTCAGTATCATTATCTATACTGTTTCCTGCCTTGTAACTAGAATGGGATTTCCGTGCATGCTGCAAAGTTTTTCACAAGTTACGTACTTGACAGTTCACAGATGAAATTggatttctcattaaaatgctGTAAGAGGTTactctagagaaaaaaaaacacaaaatatccttctgaaagcagcagtccaaagagatgagaaaaaccTTCAACTTCTGGGTGATGCCATGAACTAAACAGGTAGGACCTCAGGAAAGCTGAGACTTACCGTGAGACTGCTTTCTCAGGAGACAAGTGTCTGCTCTTACTCAGCCCTTCAGGCATCACTGCATCCTGCTGAACATCAGCCATTTCAATTACATCAGCTGTTTCAAGACGCTCACTCACATCTTCCATTTCAGCATCCTGTGGCCTAACTGTGCCCTCTGGAGGTCCCACATTAACCCCTGATGTCTCTTCCGTGGGGCCTGTACTCTGGGGATTGTTCACTGGCTGAAGAAAAGCATCCAACTTCTGCTCTCGGGAATCAGTGCGGACCATCTGGTGTGCATAGACTTTATCACTGGTTCCTTTTGTAGCCGTAGAAGAGCTCGCTGCTGATTTTACCACCTCACTGGAAGAACATTCGGCCCCCGGAAGCAATGTCTTCATTATGAtatgagaaaggagagagatcAATCGTAAGTAAGAGCACACAGACAACACAAAgatcatttctgtttctcacagcaTCTTACTGCTCAAAAGCAAGCACTTCCAAACCCCACAGAAATCATGTCAACTGCTTGAACAACCACCAGCCCTGTATTTGCTATGCACATAACATGAGTGTCATCATCCTGGCAACTACAGAAATCATCAGTTTGCATTTCAGACAAGGGAATGCAAAGTCCTTAATgtaaaaaagcacaaagaaaacttaaaaaaaaaattacagttctTATACTGTCCTCTATTTAAAACAAGATTAGGATGCTTTTCCTGCTATTTTTCCAGTTGGGTTAAGTTCGGTGTCATCAAATGCAGTTTCCTCAGTCTCACATTCCTTGTGAAAAGGGCAGAACAAAAGCCAACCAAGTGTTGGCTTACcctattttattctattctattctgttacCCCAAGAGGGTAATATACTTgccaaatgaaaaagaataaataattttgttaAGTATCCGTTCAAGATATTTTCATGCACTTCTAATCCAATAAGTTCAATGCCACATTATTAACACTGGTATACTGAAGTATACCAATTTCATCCCCAAAACACTAAAGATCTCAAGCTACCAGTACAACACTGGTGACCAGCCTAGCTTGTGCttttgaagaaagcaaataataTGTCCATTACTGTTGAAGTACAGGGCTATGGTCACCTGAAACACGTATCCTCACCTGAGTGTAGTACATCCTTGAAGAATTAGAACCCAAGAGCTTGCTCTCTATGTGTTGTTGCACACGCTCTAGAATGCTGTCTTCATGGAGGAAGTGGACCTCATGTTTTGTAGGGTGTACATTCACATCTACATTTTTAGGGGCTATTTCCAGgctggaaaacattttaaaagaagttaaCATTAAGTTACCCATGGATGGCAGAAAGGGTACAAATTGGTTCAGTATAGAAGTTGTCAAACTAGGCGCCAATTACTCCAAGAAAAGAAACCATAAAGACCCCAAAACTTCAAGCTACATGACAGACAATTTTGTTTGGTATATTAAAATTCTGTTCTGATCTCAGCCAAGTCAGCTTGCATAAATTACCTCAAATCAATGTCTCCACTGGAGAACTGTTATTTGAGATATAAAATATCCTGAAGTCACCAATCAGTCCATCTGTATTACTGAACAACAGGTCCAGTACTGCATCCCCCTTTCTATTACTTGGCTTAAGAAGTTCTCTTTGATGCATTCTAGAAGCCTCCTGAATTACCTACAGCTTGCCGTGCTACTTTTCCAGCACATGTTAGGGGGAGAGAGTCCCACAGCAGGACTAGAGCTTGTGACCATGGTGCCTCCTGTAGCTGGAGGAAGAAGGCTTCATCAGCAGGCTCTGCTTGATCAGGCAGCCTGCAGTAGTCACCAGTCACAAGGCTCCCTTTGTTGCCTCAGTCTCTTAACTCTCACCCATACACTTTTGACTCGCTCATGGCCATTCTTCAGGGACAGCTCTTCTCACTTTATTCCTCTCTTGATGTAGAGGGTAATCCCTCTTCCCCTCCTTACCCACCTGCCCCTTCTGAACAGCTTGTAGCCATCAATAGCCACATTCCAGTCATGGGAATCATCCCACCACGTTTCAGTAATAGCAAGTACATCACGGTTTTCTAGTACCGCAGTGACTTCCAACTCCTCCTGCTTTTCCCAAGCTGTGTACATTGGTGTTGAGGCTCTTCAACAAGGTGAAAAGACCTTGAAATCTCCTTGTCCCGAGATTTCAAGTGTTCTGCAGTATTGCCAGGCTACTTCTTCCTACTACTTTACCTTAAGTATAGAAATGGATGTGTACTTTTTGGCAAATAAGCAGCATACACAGTCTCTATGGCTTTCCGCAAAGCAGTTGACTCTACCAGCCGATCTGAAACAGAACCAAACGCTACAGTCAAAGAATGCCACTGAAATAGATTAGATGGTGCCTAACTAATCCTTCAAACCAATAtcttccagcttttcatcttcaaaagaCATGCACGATATTCCACAAGCTTTGGTTACTTTAGgtttacttttactttttctttttaacttacGGTTTATGAAGAGTAAAAATATGCACTTCTTCACAGAGTAGTTGGCATTCGTGATGTAACCTTTCATTTTAAAGGCCAGATTTGCATCCTCACAGCCCACTTCTATGAGTTCCCTATTGACAGTTTgacagaaatacacacaaaaaatgtaTTCTTCCGTTAATGCAAATCTCAAGCAGCCCTCACAAGTAGCAACATACTGTTCTACATTGTACTTATGTTGTGGTTAAGGATAACATAGGACTAgaaggaatggtttcaagctgcggcaggggaggttcaggctggacattaggaaatattacttctcagaaagggtggtcaggcactggaatggactgcccagggaggtggtggagtcaccgaccctggtggtgttcaagaagcaattggatgttgcgttgagggacatggtttagtgggagctattggtaacaggtgatcggttggactggatgatcttttaggtcttttccaaccttggtgattctctgattctaacATTAGAATTATCTGAGAGTTCAAACATTCATTGCTGAACCATACAATTATTTAACCACACAAATAAGATAACATAGCCggcatttcctttctctttttgttttctttctgcacctTCTTCAGGgctgtgcaaaggaaaaacacGTATCAAACAATCATTGGAAGTAGAGAAAAGCGAGTACATTATCAAATGTACTGAAGTATGAAGAGGTAAGGATATCGTGGTGTaagaaaaggacagaaactTGTAGAGAAAACAGATACAGCTTGGTCTTTTTGGTTTAGCACAACCAAATTACAAGCAGATTGTTCCCTTCCAATGAAGGAGTAGCTACAACTTCCTATTTCATTTGATACaacaggtttttgtttggttggttttattACTGCAACAGTCACTCCCTGTAACACACTTTgaaggaagaacaggaagagtCAGCACGGCCCACATTCTGTAAAAGAGAAGAACGAGGGAAATGTACTAGAAAACTCCAGGTCCAAATGAAGCTTGATATCAACATACCTGCTGACGGCATTTCCAAAGATGGACCTAATGTTGTCCACTGTCGTAGCATTTGATAAAGTTCTGACATCTGACACAGTATCACCTTGCTGAAGAGACCAGAAAGGACTATCAGTCAGTTCATGGTTCTGTCTGATGTTTCAGGAACACATGAAACTTAGCAATAACGTTTCTAACAAATGATACAATGTCATTGGATGGTTTATATCATTTACTTATTTGTGTTTAGAAAAGCAGTAAATGTTAAATGGCACCGAACTGCAGAATTTGCTAGATCACATTAGAGCTACTCAGGCTAATACTTCATCTCTGAAACTGAAGAACATAAGCAGCTTCAGAAATAAGTGTCAAGGAACATCACAGAATGAAGGTACTTTGCACAATTCTATTTCATGTAGTTGTTAGTAACCAGACTTTCAAAAAAGGCTGAAACAGCTCATAAACAGTGGACTTCAGGATCCTTAGGACACTGATGAAGGTACACTGCAAGCTCGCTTTGGCAGACTTGAGCCTCTTTGGAGGCTACATTACCATAGGATAAAGCCCCAGAAGGAAGAAGGGTCCAAGAAAGCTGGTTAATATTCAGAGATCACTTCCTCCAAGCTCAGGAGCTATGCATCCCAACAAAGAGGAAGTAAAAACATCAGGAGCCCTGGTGGACAGGTGGATGAACAAGGAGCTCCCTGACAAActaaaacacaaaaaggaagCCTACAGAGGGTGGAAACATGCCTGTGAGTAATGCAGAGAAGCAGACAGGTATCAGGTTAGGAAAGTTAGATCAGTTAGGATTAGGTTAGGAAAACAATTAGATCTGACCAGGGACATCGAGGGCACCAAGAAAAGCTTCTATAGGTACACAGGTGATAACAGGATATGGATACACAGGATATGGAGGAGCCTGAGGTACTCAACcactacttttcttttttttggccTCATTCTTCACTCAAGTGCTCTAGCCATGCTGCCCAAGCCACAGACAGCAAAGGCAGGGACTGGGAGAATAATAAACTGCCCGTGTAGTAAACTAGGTCTGAAGCCATCAAAGGAACCTGAAGGTGCACAGGTCTTTAAGACCTGATGAGATGCTTCCAAAggtcctgaaggaactggcagaTAAAATTGCTAAGACACTACTCATTGTATTAGAGTAGTTATGGCAGTCCAGTCAGCTCCCTGTGACCAGAAAAGGTAACCCCTATTCTGTGACCAGAAAAACATAACccctgtttttaaaaacaaaaaaaaaaaaaggaagacctggggaactacCAGCCAGTCTGTGATTGGCAAGATCATAGAGCAGATTCTCCTGAAAACTAcactaaggcacatggaaaacaGGTCATTGgtgacagccagcatggcttcgCTAATGGCAAATTGTGCCTGAAAAAGTACACTGACCTTTTTTGACAGCATTACAGCACTGgtggaaaagggaagaacaaTTGACATCATTTACCTGGACTTCAAATGCAGTGCATTTGACACTGTCTCACAAATCCTTGACTCTACACTGGAAAGACAGTGATACGATGGATGGACCATtagtggataaggaattggcttAACGGCTGCACTCAAGGAGTTGTGATCAACAGCACGAAAACCAGGTAAAGACCAGCAACAAGTGACATCCCTCAGAGGTTGATATTGGGACTGACactttttaacatctttgtcagcaacatggacagtgggattgagaGCACCTGCACCGAGTTCGTCAACAACACCAAGCTATGTGGTGAAGTCAGCATGCAGGAGGAAAGCGATGCCACCCTGAGGGACTTTGACAGGCCCAAGGTGTGGGCCTACTcaaacctcatgaagttcaagaAGGCTACATGCAAAGTCCTGCTCCTATGACAGAGCAATctcaagcacaaatacaggcaGGGCAGAGAATGGACTGAGAGCAGCCATAAGGGCCTGGGGGTGCCAGTTGAtgagaaagaaacacaacaaacacaacGTGCTCTGTGCACTTGCAACCCAGAAAAACAGCTGTATCCTAGGCTGCTTCAAAAGCAGCATGACCAGCAGGGCAAGAGGCAActctccccttctgctctgctctcaagACCCCACTTGCAGCACTACATTCAGTTCAGGTACTGCCAACATAAAAaggacatggacctgttggagcagatccagagaaggccatgaggatgatcagagggctgcagtgtttttcttatGAAGACAGGCTGGAATTGTCCAGCTCTGGCAAGACCTCAGAATGGCCTTCATGTAACCAGtgggggcctacaggaaagcaggCAAGGGACTCTATTAGGGACTGtactgataggacaagggggaatggctttaaactaaaaaaaaaatgattagatataagaaagaaattgTTCCTGAGGGTGGTAATGCACTGACATAGACTGTCTCAAGAAGCTATCggtgctccatccctgtgttcaaggccaggctggatggagctttggggcagcctgatctggtgtgtggcagccctgcctacagcaggaaggttggaactaggtgatcttctgAGATCCCTTgcaacccaagtcattctatcattctataaTAAAGCTAAAACAAATGAAACGTTGACCACACAGAAAACACCAAACTCCCAAGaaatacattgttttgtttactgtttGCTAAAATGATTTCTACTCAACTGCAACAAAGAACACTTCAACATTTCAGCACAAGGGAAAACGCTGTATACTATTCCCTCTGCAAAAGAGGCAGTAAAACTATTCTGTTGCTTTcatatctgtgtgcatgtgagataaatatatatatataaattgacTAGATGTGTATATAGTGAAATTATAAGGACTTCATTTACATACCTTTTTAACTGAAAAGCTGATACCTGAGTTATGGATGGcatacctggaaaaaaaaagaaagccaataTAAGACTGCAgtacacaaaagaaaaaggactcaAGGCTACTGTTTGTGAATGCTGAAAAAGGAGCTAGTAACAGGCCCAAAAGTTATTTCCTGCTAGACAGTAATGCAACTCAAGCCAAACTAAGCTTTTTGTGGACTTAACAGCTATCAAGAAAACATGATCTGTTTATAGCTCGCCTGCAACCATGcgggagggaaaaaaatattcagcttatcttatttctcaaagaaaactaaaataataagaaaacaaccacaaaaaataacaacaaaccTAATCAACTTACACAGATCTCATTAGGTCAGTTTCAGTACGAAGTTTTACCACTGAGATCATTTAGCTTTTCTAATCAACTCTCAACCTGTGtgaagaaaaggctgaaaaatggCTGACTTCTACTCTACCTGGACAGTTCGGCTGCCTTTTATACAAGGCCAAGTTACGATACACATCAGCTGCACAACCTTGGCTTAATGTCAAAGGCCTCCCACAACTTCATGTAGATGGTATCAGTTGTTGCCTTTGTGCACTGTTGtcatcactccatcacagaaggctgAGTTGGAAGACTTCAGATCAGCTTATCCCACATCAGTCAGATCTGCCTCTTAACTTCCTGATTGAAGCGTTCCGTCACAGCAAAGACTAAATAGCTCTTTCAGGGAGCGAGCTAAAACTTCACACAGCACCCTGCTATTCTTTGTTATCTTCTGTTTTAACCGGGAGAGCAAAGCAGTTTTATTTGGTTAAATTGCATAGGTCCTGCTTGCAAACTACTGCAGGTATCAGATGCAGAAAAGGAACCAAATAAGGAAACATTATATCTGGTAGCTGAAGTATGTATATCACTTTAGCTACCAGATATAATATacgtatgtgtgtgtgtgtgtatatttttcatataaaatgtatataaaaatataatgtatatatgatttttggcttttggttttttatAAGGTGTCAAATTGCCATTCAGCTTTTTCACATTCAGTTACTCAGTTTTTTACTTGGATTCTTTTCAAGTCAAGTTCAATTGAAGTTCATTTATTCAAGCCCATCTCCATTTGTTTGCTGGGTTTCTTAGTAATGATACACCTGAATATAAAATCGAGTGTAGTTTTTCAACATCTAAATTTTCTCTATCAACTTAGACTGTTAACTAGCACTGTACActaaaaaagaagtaaaaaacagaacaacaacaaaaggcaaCAACAACATCACAGTATCACATACACACACCAGTCTCTCTGAAAACCCCACGTTCTTCATGGCAAAAGGAATTAGAGCTGCTTATTTCAGTTTACCTGCCA
Encoded proteins:
- the MLH1 gene encoding DNA mismatch repair protein Mlh1 isoform X2, which produces MALVAGVIRRLDEAVVNRIAAGEVIQRPANAIKEMIENCLDAKSTSIQVVVKEGGLKLIQVQDNGCGIREDLHIVCERFTTSKLQKFEDLASISTYGFRGEALASISHVAHVTVTTKTADAKCAYRASYSDGKIKAPPKPCAGNQGTQITVEDLFYNVNTRRKALKNPSEEYAKILEVVGRYAIHNSGISFSVKKQGDTVSDVRTLSNATTVDNIRSIFGNAVSRELIEVGCEDANLAFKMKGYITNANYSVKKCIFLLFINHRLVESTALRKAIETVYAAYLPKSTHPFLYLSLEIAPKNVDVNVHPTKHEVHFLHEDSILERVQQHIESKLLGSNSSRMYYTQTLLPGAECSSSEVVKSAASSSTATKGTSDKVYAHQMVRTDSREQKLDAFLQPVNNPQSTGPTEETSGVNVGPPEGTVRPQDAEMEDVSERLETADVIEMADVQQDAVMPEGLSKSRHLSPEKAVSRKRPREDTDVQMEEDTGKEMTAACTPKRRIINLTSVLTLQEEISNQAHESLQEMLRDHSFVGCVSPQWALVQHRTKLYLLNTTKLSQELFYQILIYDFANFGVLRLSEPAPLYELAMLALEDPESGWTEEDGPKEGLAEYIVEFLKKKSEMLKDYFSLEIDEEGNLTGLPLLIDNYIPLLEGLPMFILRLATEVNWDEEKECFESLSKELSLFYSIRKQYVIDETNLTHSQNEDSDSGSPPWKWTVEHVVYKAFRTHLLPPKHFTDDGNILQLANLPDLYKVFERC
- the MLH1 gene encoding DNA mismatch repair protein Mlh1 isoform X1 encodes the protein MALVAGVIRRLDEAVVNRIAAGEVIQRPANAIKEMIENCLDAKSTSIQVVVKEGGLKLIQVQDNGCGIRKEDLHIVCERFTTSKLQKFEDLASISTYGFRGEALASISHVAHVTVTTKTADAKCAYRASYSDGKIKAPPKPCAGNQGTQITVEDLFYNVNTRRKALKNPSEEYAKILEVVGRYAIHNSGISFSVKKQGDTVSDVRTLSNATTVDNIRSIFGNAVSRELIEVGCEDANLAFKMKGYITNANYSVKKCIFLLFINHRLVESTALRKAIETVYAAYLPKSTHPFLYLSLEIAPKNVDVNVHPTKHEVHFLHEDSILERVQQHIESKLLGSNSSRMYYTQTLLPGAECSSSEVVKSAASSSTATKGTSDKVYAHQMVRTDSREQKLDAFLQPVNNPQSTGPTEETSGVNVGPPEGTVRPQDAEMEDVSERLETADVIEMADVQQDAVMPEGLSKSRHLSPEKAVSRKRPREDTDVQMEEDTGKEMTAACTPKRRIINLTSVLTLQEEISNQAHESLQEMLRDHSFVGCVSPQWALVQHRTKLYLLNTTKLSQELFYQILIYDFANFGVLRLSEPAPLYELAMLALEDPESGWTEEDGPKEGLAEYIVEFLKKKSEMLKDYFSLEIDEEGNLTGLPLLIDNYIPLLEGLPMFILRLATEVNWDEEKECFESLSKELSLFYSIRKQYVIDETNLTHSQNEDSDSGSPPWKWTVEHVVYKAFRTHLLPPKHFTDDGNILQLANLPDLYKVFERC